A genomic region of Alnus glutinosa chromosome 11, dhAlnGlut1.1, whole genome shotgun sequence contains the following coding sequences:
- the LOC133882459 gene encoding small ribosomal subunit protein uS9-like yields MATAAVESVQCFGRKKTAVAVTHCKRGHGLIKINGCPIELVEPEILRFKAYEPILLLGRHRFAGVDMRIRVKGGGHTSQIYAIRQSIAKALVAFYQKFVDEQSKKEIKDILVRYDRTLLVADPRRCEPKKFGGRGARARFQKSYR; encoded by the coding sequence ATGGCTACAGCTGCGGTTGAGTCGGTGCAGTGCTTCGGGCGCAAGAAGACGGCGGTGGCGGTGACCCACTGCAAGCGCGGGCACGGGCTGATCAAGATCAATGGCTGCCCCATCGAGCTGGTGGAGCCGGAGATCCTTCGCTTCAAGGCCTACGAGCCAATCCTTCTTCTCGGACGCCACCGTTTCGCCGGCGTCGATATGCGGATCCGTGTCAAGGGTGGTGGCCACACGTCTCAGATCTACGCCATCCGTCAGAGCATCGCCAAGGCTCTCGTAGCGTTCTACCAGAAGTTCGTGGACGAACAGAGCAAGAAGGAGATCAAGGATATTCTCGTCAGGTACGACCGGACCTTGCTCGTCGCCGATCCCCGGCGCTGCGAGCCCAAGAAGTTTGGTGGTCGTGGCGCCAGGGCTAGGTTCCAGAAGTCATACCGTTGA
- the LOC133882592 gene encoding caffeoyl-CoA O-methyltransferase 5-like: MAFAYGLADLEQAGSHQGFGHKSLLQSEALYQYILDTSVYPREHEAMKELREMTAKHPWNAMTTSADENQFLSMLLKLINAKNTMEIGVYTGSSLLATALALPDDGKILAMDVNREYYELGLPIIKKAGVAHKIDFREGPALPVLDKLVEDEKNHGTFDFVFVDADKDNYLNYHERLIKLVKVGGLIGYDNTLWNGSVAAPADAPLPEYLTYYRQFVVELNNALAVDPRIEICMLSVGDGVTLCRRI; this comes from the exons ATGGCTTTTGCCTACGGACTAGCAGACCTCGAACAAGCCGGGTCGCACCAGGGGTTTGGTCACAAGAGCCTTTTGCAGAGTGAAGCTCTTTACCAG TATATATTGGACACTAGTGTGTACCCAAGAGAGCATGAAGCCATGAAGGAGCTCAGAGAGATGACAGCCAAGCATCCATG GAACGCCATGACAACCTCTGCTGATGAAAACCAGTTCTTGAGCATGCTCCTCAAGCTCATCAATGCCAAGAACACAATGGAGATCGGTGTCTACACAGGCTCCTCCCTCCTCGCCACAGCCCTTGCTCTTCCTGATGATGGGAAA ATTTTGGCCATGGACGTCAACAGAGAATACTACGAGCTTGGCCTGCCTATCATTAAAAAGGCCGGTGTTGCCCACAAGATCGACTTCAGGGAAGGCCCTGCTCTCCCAGTTCTTGACAAGTTGGTTgaagat GAGAAGAACCACGGTACATTTGATTTTGTATTCGTTGATGCCGACAAGGACAACTACCTAAACTATCACGAGAGGCTGATTAAGCTTGTGAAGGTTGGGGGACTGATCGGCTACGACAACACCCTCTGGAACGGCTCTGTGGCGGCACCTGCTGATGCGCCACTCCCTGAGTACCTGACCTATTATAGGCAGTTCGTGGTGGAGCTCAACAATGCCCTCGCTGTGGACCCCAGAATTGAGATATGCATGCTCTCTGTTGGTGATGGGGTCACTCTCTGCCGTCGGATCTAA
- the LOC133882722 gene encoding caffeoyl-CoA O-methyltransferase 5-like, with the protein MAFAYGLADLEQSGSHQGFGHKSLLQSDALYQYILDTSVYPREHEAMKELREMTAKHPWNAMTTSADENQFLSMLLKLINAKNTMEIGVYTGYSLLATALALPDDGKILAMDVNREHYELGLPIIKKAGVAHKIDFREGPALPVLDKLVEDEKNHGTFDYVFVDADKDNYLNYHERLIKLVKVGGLIGYDNTLWNGSVAAPADAPLPEYLTYYRQFVVEVNNALAVDPRIEICMLSVGDGVTLCRRIK; encoded by the exons ATGGCTTTTGCCTACGGACTAGCAGACCTCGAGCAATCCGGGTCGCACCAGGGGTTTGGTCACAAGAGCCTTTTGCAGAGTGATGCTCTTTACCAG TATATATTGGACACTAGTGTGTACCCAAGAGAGCATGAAGCCATGAAGGAGCTCAGAGAGATGACAGCCAAGCATCCATG GAACGCCATGACAACCTCTGCTGATGAAAACCAGTTCTTGAGCATGCTCCTCAAGCTCATCAATGCCAAGAACACAATGGAGATCGGTGTCTACACAGGCTACTCCCTCCTCGCCACAGCCCTTGCTCTTCCTGATGATGGGAAA ATTTTGGCCATGGACGTCAACAGAGAACACTACGAGCTTGGCCTGCCTATCATTAAAAAGGCCGGTGTTGCCCACAAGATCGACTTCAGGGAAGGCCCTGCTCTCCCAGTTCTTGACAAGTTGGTTgaagat GAGAAGAACCACGGTACATTTGATTATGTATTTGTGGATGCCGACAAGGACAACTACCTAAACTATCACGAGAGGTTGATTAAGCTTGTGAAGGTTGGGGGACTAATCGGCTACGACAACACTCTCTGGAACGGCTCTGTGGCGGCACCTGCTGATGCGCCACTCCCTGAGTACCTGACCTATTATAGGCAGTTCGTGGTGGAGGTCAACAACGCCCTCGCTGTGGACCCCAGGATTGAGATCTGCATGCTTTCTGTTGGTGATGGGGTCACTCTCTGCCGTCGGATCAAATGA